The Polynucleobacter necessarius genome has a window encoding:
- the cysM gene encoding cysteine synthase CysM encodes MSTPSYLTISQTVGNTPLVRLQRIPGAENDTKNNLILGKLEGNNPAGSVKDRPALSMILRAQERGEIKPGDTLIEATSGNTGLALAMTAAMLGYKMVLVMPENQSIERRQSMAAYGAELILTAASGGMEFARDYALQLQKEGRGRLLDQFANPDNPRAHIETTGPEIWRDTDGQVTHFISAMGTTGTITGVSTYLKSMNPDIQIIGAQPEEGSQIPGIRKWAPEYLPKIYQGDKVDRIEYVSQADAEEMARRLAAEEGIFCGISAGGALVVALRIARQVENATIVFIVCDRGDRYLSTGVFPA; translated from the coding sequence ATGAGCACACCTTCTTACTTAACTATTTCACAGACCGTGGGTAATACGCCCCTGGTTCGTTTGCAACGTATTCCTGGCGCTGAAAACGATACTAAAAATAATCTGATCTTAGGAAAGTTAGAGGGTAATAATCCAGCGGGGTCGGTTAAAGACCGGCCTGCGCTGTCGATGATCCTACGCGCTCAAGAGCGTGGTGAAATTAAACCTGGCGACACTCTGATTGAAGCTACCAGTGGTAACACTGGCCTTGCTTTGGCGATGACTGCTGCGATGTTGGGCTACAAGATGGTTTTAGTGATGCCTGAAAATCAAAGCATTGAACGCCGCCAAAGTATGGCTGCTTACGGTGCAGAGTTAATCCTGACAGCAGCATCTGGCGGTATGGAATTTGCCCGAGACTATGCATTGCAATTGCAAAAAGAGGGGCGCGGTAGATTGCTTGATCAGTTCGCGAACCCAGATAACCCTCGTGCCCACATCGAGACTACTGGTCCAGAAATCTGGCGTGATACTGATGGTCAAGTTACCCACTTCATTTCCGCGATGGGGACCACCGGAACAATTACCGGAGTGTCAACTTATCTGAAGTCTATGAATCCCGATATTCAGATTATTGGTGCGCAGCCGGAAGAGGGTTCACAGATTCCTGGAATTCGTAAATGGGCCCCAGAGTATCTGCCAAAGATTTATCAGGGTGATAAGGTTGATCGCATTGAGTATGTGAGCCAAGCGGATGCTGAAGAAATGGCCCGCCGCCTGGCGGCTGAAGAGGGTATCTTCTGCGGTATCTCAGCTGGCGGTGCTTTGGTTGTTGCCTTACGCATTGCTCGCCAAGTGGAAAATGCCACGATTGTCTTTATTGTCTGCGACCGTGGCGACCGTTATCTTTCTACTGGAGTTTTCCCAGCGTAA
- a CDS encoding ComEA family DNA-binding protein: MNQLLKSLVFSVLVAVSVLSSASPVNVNTATQSELESIKGIGPSKAKTIIAERLDGGHFQDANDLQKRVRGIGMKSVEKMVDNGLTIEAPSSFREPHGRTNKESSKASRRGLRGQSGSRHNQDRAEANRRN, from the coding sequence ATGAATCAATTATTAAAGTCCTTAGTATTTTCGGTATTAGTAGCTGTCTCGGTTTTATCTTCGGCCTCGCCAGTCAACGTCAATACGGCCACCCAGTCTGAGTTGGAGAGTATTAAGGGTATTGGGCCATCCAAAGCGAAAACAATCATTGCTGAGCGTTTGGATGGTGGGCATTTTCAGGATGCCAATGACCTGCAAAAGCGCGTGCGTGGCATTGGTATGAAATCGGTTGAAAAGATGGTGGATAACGGCTTAACCATTGAGGCACCTAGCTCATTTCGTGAACCGCATGGTAGAACCAATAAAGAGAGCTCCAAGGCTAGCAGACGTGGCTTACGCGGTCAAAGTGGCTCTCGCCATAATCAGGATCGTGCGGAAGCAAATCGCCGAAATTAA
- the rfaD gene encoding ADP-glyceromanno-heptose 6-epimerase, translated as MTIIVTGAAGFIGANIVQALNARGEKNIIAVDDLRPADKYRNLADLDIIDYLDKDEFLEAFRSGRFGKVRAVFHEGACSDTMEADGIFMMANNFRYTMDLLDICTEQKVQLLYASSAATYGGSDIFVESREHEKPLNIYGYSKFLFDQVMRKRFAEKANTAQVVGFRYFNAYGPRESHKGRMASVAFHQYHQYKASGKVKLFGEYGGYGAGEQSRDFVSVEDVVKVNLYFLNHPEISGIFNLGSGRAQPFNDVAHAVANAMRKIDNANPASLQELVKEKAIEYIPFPDALKGKYQCFTQADLTKLRAAGYSEPFLNVEQGVSRYIAWLSANADFLASPL; from the coding sequence ATGACGATTATCGTAACTGGCGCCGCTGGATTTATCGGTGCCAATATTGTTCAGGCGCTCAATGCGCGAGGCGAGAAAAATATTATTGCCGTAGATGATTTACGTCCTGCGGATAAGTATCGTAATTTGGCTGATCTAGACATCATTGATTACCTTGATAAGGATGAGTTTCTAGAAGCATTTAGAAGCGGTCGTTTTGGTAAGGTCAGGGCGGTGTTTCATGAAGGTGCTTGCTCCGATACGATGGAAGCTGATGGCATCTTTATGATGGCAAATAACTTCCGCTACACCATGGACCTGCTTGATATCTGTACAGAACAAAAAGTGCAGTTGCTCTACGCTTCATCCGCTGCTACTTATGGTGGCTCAGACATTTTTGTTGAAAGTCGCGAGCATGAGAAGCCATTGAATATTTATGGCTATTCTAAATTCTTATTTGATCAGGTGATGCGTAAGCGTTTTGCTGAGAAGGCTAATACAGCACAAGTTGTGGGCTTTCGATATTTCAATGCCTATGGCCCACGTGAATCCCATAAGGGTCGCATGGCTTCAGTAGCCTTTCATCAATACCATCAGTACAAAGCCAGCGGTAAGGTAAAACTCTTTGGCGAATATGGTGGTTATGGCGCCGGTGAGCAAAGTCGTGACTTTGTTTCTGTAGAAGACGTGGTGAAAGTGAATTTGTATTTCCTGAATCATCCAGAAATCAGTGGCATCTTTAATCTTGGCAGTGGTCGCGCGCAACCATTTAATGATGTTGCTCATGCGGTAGCAAATGCCATGCGCAAAATCGATAATGCCAATCCTGCTAGTCTTCAAGAGTTGGTTAAAGAAAAAGCGATTGAGTACATTCCTTTCCCAGATGCGCTTAAAGGGAAGTATCAGTGCTTTACACAGGCTGACTTAACTAAGTTGCGTGCCGCTGGATACTCAGAGCCCTTCCTCAACGTGGAGCAGGGTGTCAGCCGTTATATCGCCTGGCTATCAGCCAATGCAGATTTCTTGGCAAGCCCGCTATAG
- the rfaE1 gene encoding D-glycero-beta-D-manno-heptose-7-phosphate kinase, with protein sequence MEKANREQFSKARLLVVGDVMLDRYWFGDTNRISPEAPVPVVQVGKIDERLGGAANVARNVAALGAKTTILGVIGDDEPGRRVSELLTSSHVDSRLEVDVKVPTTVKLRVIARQQQLIRLDFEETPSETALAHKLERYEKLVGDADVVILSDYGKGALGQVALMIEQARAQKKMILVDPKGDDYAKYRGATVLTPNRSELRQVVGQWASEEDLTKRAQDLRKSLNLEALLLTRSEEGMSLFTEAGVSHVKAQAREVFDVSGAGDTVIGTLAVALAAGWPLERAMALANRAGGIVVGKLGTATVTSEELQ encoded by the coding sequence GTGGAAAAAGCCAACCGAGAACAATTTTCTAAAGCCCGTTTATTAGTGGTGGGTGATGTCATGCTAGATCGCTATTGGTTTGGTGATACGAATCGGATTTCTCCCGAGGCACCGGTGCCCGTTGTTCAGGTGGGCAAGATTGATGAGCGTTTAGGTGGCGCTGCCAACGTGGCTCGCAACGTAGCCGCTCTTGGTGCAAAGACAACGATCTTGGGTGTGATTGGCGATGATGAGCCAGGCCGCCGTGTTTCTGAATTGCTGACATCTAGTCACGTTGATAGCCGGCTTGAGGTTGATGTCAAAGTACCAACAACTGTGAAGCTACGTGTCATCGCAAGACAACAGCAATTGATTCGTTTGGATTTTGAAGAGACTCCTAGTGAGACTGCTTTGGCGCATAAGCTAGAGCGCTATGAGAAGCTGGTGGGTGATGCTGATGTGGTGATTTTGTCTGATTACGGCAAAGGTGCATTGGGACAAGTGGCTTTGATGATCGAGCAGGCTCGTGCTCAGAAGAAGATGATTTTGGTGGACCCTAAGGGTGATGACTACGCTAAGTATCGTGGCGCAACCGTACTGACACCTAATCGTAGTGAATTACGTCAGGTGGTTGGTCAATGGGCCAGCGAAGAAGATCTCACAAAGAGAGCGCAAGATCTTAGAAAATCATTAAATCTTGAAGCACTTCTCCTGACACGCTCTGAAGAGGGTATGAGTTTATTTACTGAGGCTGGTGTGAGTCATGTAAAAGCACAGGCGCGCGAAGTATTTGATGTGTCTGGCGCAGGTGACACAGTGATTGGTACGCTTGCAGTGGCGCTGGCAGCTGGCTGGCCCCTGGAAAGAGCCATGGCTTTAGCTAATCGAGCTGGTGGTATTGTGGTTGGCAAGTTAGGAACAGCCACCGTTACTTCTGAGGAATTGCAATGA
- a CDS encoding UDP-glucose dehydrogenase family protein — MKVTIIGSGYVGLVTGACLAEQGNNVFCVDVDPKKIEILNSGGVPIYEPGLKEMIERNRAAGRLQFSTDIAASVAHGDIQFIAVGTPPDEDGSADLQYVVAAARNIGRHMTTTKVIVDKSTVPVGTADKVSAAITEELTKRGLSPELCSVVSNPEFLKEGAAVEDFMRPDRIVIGTQNTPAGLRAKEQMRKLYAPFNRHHERTYYMDVKSAELTKYAANAMLATRISFMNELANLADLVGADIEAVRQGIGSDSRIGYGFLYSGTGYGGSCFPKDVSALSKTAIEHGRDLKILDAVEAVNEAQKYILVEKIEKRFGADLKGKKFALWGLAFKPNTDDMREAPSRVIIQELVKRGAQIVAHDPVAMPETKHCLEMDFKGNPEGLKQVTLVDDPMTATQGADALVIVTEWKAFRSPDFDLLKANLKNPIIFDGRNLYEPQAMQELGIEYQGIGRHN; from the coding sequence TTGAAAGTCACCATCATTGGAAGCGGTTACGTTGGTCTTGTTACCGGTGCTTGCTTAGCAGAGCAGGGCAATAACGTTTTTTGTGTGGACGTTGATCCTAAAAAGATTGAGATTCTGAACTCGGGCGGTGTGCCAATCTATGAGCCCGGCCTTAAAGAGATGATTGAGCGCAATCGCGCTGCTGGCCGTTTGCAGTTTTCTACCGATATTGCTGCTTCTGTTGCCCATGGCGATATTCAATTTATTGCCGTTGGTACCCCTCCTGATGAAGATGGTTCAGCTGATCTTCAGTACGTAGTAGCAGCGGCTCGTAATATTGGCCGTCATATGACCACAACTAAAGTGATCGTCGATAAGTCAACTGTACCTGTCGGCACTGCCGATAAGGTTTCTGCTGCGATTACAGAGGAACTTACTAAAAGAGGTCTCTCACCAGAACTGTGCTCCGTAGTTTCCAACCCGGAGTTCCTTAAAGAAGGAGCCGCAGTAGAAGACTTTATGCGTCCAGATCGCATTGTGATTGGTACGCAAAATACCCCAGCGGGCCTGCGCGCTAAAGAGCAAATGCGTAAACTCTACGCACCATTTAATCGTCACCATGAGCGCACTTATTACATGGATGTCAAAAGTGCTGAGCTAACTAAATACGCAGCCAATGCCATGTTGGCTACCCGCATCTCTTTTATGAATGAGTTGGCCAATTTGGCGGACTTAGTTGGAGCGGATATTGAAGCAGTGCGCCAAGGTATTGGTTCAGACTCTCGCATTGGTTATGGCTTTTTGTACTCTGGCACTGGTTATGGTGGTTCTTGCTTTCCGAAGGATGTTTCGGCTCTATCCAAGACCGCAATTGAGCATGGCCGCGATCTCAAGATCCTCGATGCCGTAGAGGCCGTGAACGAAGCCCAAAAATACATCTTGGTAGAAAAGATTGAAAAGCGCTTTGGTGCGGATCTGAAGGGTAAGAAGTTCGCCCTCTGGGGCTTAGCATTTAAACCGAATACAGACGATATGCGCGAAGCGCCTAGTCGGGTCATCATCCAGGAGTTAGTCAAACGTGGTGCACAGATAGTGGCTCACGATCCAGTAGCGATGCCAGAAACCAAACACTGCCTCGAGATGGACTTTAAAGGCAACCCAGAAGGTCTCAAACAAGTGACTTTGGTCGATGACCCCATGACAGCTACCCAAGGTGCTGATGCTCTAGTCATCGTGACTGAATGGAAAGCCTTCCGTAGCCCCGATTTTGACCTGCTCAAAGCCAATTTAAAGAACCCCATCATCTTTGATGGCCGCAATCTGTACGAGCCACAAGCTATGCAAGAATTGGGTATTGAGTATCAAGGTATTGGTCGTCATAATTAA
- the lapB gene encoding lipopolysaccharide assembly protein LapB, with the protein MIQIATAWLLLLPVMFGIGWLASRRDLRLENRMDERERMRQQRSTFKGLSLLLNEQLDQAIETLVKIAQLDPETIELHFALGNLFRRRGETERAIRVHQHLANRDDLKPRDRDHAAYELGRDFLRAGLLDRAEASLNRVGEGKLAAPAKESLLEMYQIERDWKKAIIAASELEGLQGKSHHTEIAQFHCELGQEALRRKDLPEVEQSVQLALQAVPHHARALILQGDYLIAMDRPAQAIEVWAVIAKTHPAYMHLLADRWMTAHTALNKAEEGLSALCELLKTQASGELLDIVQKHMTQIRGAQAAEVMLVEVMQHSPSLSALSKLAETRLALAESNGTPERVLDLQATLSLLKQRTTSLARYTCGNCGFRARRFYWQCPGCNHWEAYSPRRSEGAVPSGPSM; encoded by the coding sequence ATGATTCAGATTGCAACCGCTTGGCTACTGTTATTACCAGTCATGTTTGGTATTGGTTGGCTGGCTTCGCGCCGGGATTTACGTCTTGAGAATCGCATGGATGAGCGGGAGCGTATGCGTCAGCAACGTTCGACATTCAAAGGCTTAAGCCTTTTGCTGAATGAGCAGCTAGATCAGGCGATTGAAACTCTAGTCAAGATTGCTCAGCTTGACCCTGAAACCATTGAACTTCATTTTGCTTTAGGTAATTTATTCCGTCGCCGTGGTGAGACTGAGCGTGCAATTCGAGTTCACCAACACTTGGCTAATCGCGATGACTTGAAGCCACGTGATCGTGATCATGCCGCATATGAATTAGGTCGAGATTTTCTGCGCGCAGGATTATTAGATCGTGCCGAAGCCTCATTAAATCGTGTGGGTGAGGGTAAGCTCGCAGCTCCTGCAAAAGAGAGTCTGCTCGAGATGTATCAGATCGAGCGAGATTGGAAGAAAGCCATTATTGCCGCCAGCGAGCTTGAGGGCTTACAAGGTAAGTCGCATCACACTGAGATTGCGCAATTTCATTGTGAGTTGGGTCAAGAAGCATTGCGTCGCAAGGATTTGCCAGAGGTCGAGCAATCTGTTCAATTAGCCTTGCAAGCAGTTCCGCATCATGCTCGTGCACTCATTTTGCAAGGTGACTATTTAATTGCCATGGATCGTCCAGCCCAGGCAATCGAAGTATGGGCAGTGATTGCTAAAACGCACCCCGCCTATATGCATTTGCTTGCAGATCGTTGGATGACCGCACATACTGCGCTGAATAAAGCGGAAGAAGGTTTAAGTGCGCTCTGTGAGCTATTAAAAACCCAAGCTTCTGGTGAGTTGCTCGATATTGTTCAAAAGCATATGACTCAAATTCGTGGGGCACAAGCTGCTGAAGTGATGCTGGTTGAGGTGATGCAGCACTCACCAAGCTTAAGTGCGCTTTCTAAGTTGGCTGAAACCCGTTTGGCTTTGGCGGAAAGTAATGGCACGCCAGAGCGAGTTTTGGATTTACAGGCAACACTCAGTTTATTGAAGCAGCGCACGACGAGCCTGGCTCGCTATACCTGTGGCAATTGTGGTTTCCGTGCGAGACGTTTTTACTGGCAGTGCCCAGGATGCAATCATTGGGAGGCATACTCCCCGAGGCGCAGTGAAGGAGCCGTTCCTAGCGGCCCTTCAATGTAA
- the rpsA gene encoding 30S ribosomal protein S1 yields the protein MSESFAELFEESLTRSNMKTGQVISAEVLRIDHNFVVVNAGLKSEAFIPVEEFHNDAGEIEVAPGDFVSVAIDALENGYGDTILSRDKAKRLASWMNLEKALEQAEIVTGTVTGKVKGGLTVMVNGIRAFLPGSLVDTRPIKDTSPYEGKTMEFKVIKLDRKRNNVVLSRRAVVEASQGEERAKLMSNLKEGSVVQGIVKNITDYGAFVDLGGIDGLLHITDLAWRRVRHPSEMLTVGQEVTAKILKFDQEKNRVSLGVKQLGDDPWVGVARRYPPNTRLFGKVTNLTDYGAFVEIESGIEGLVHVSEMDWTNKNVAPSKATALGTEVEVMVLDIDEDKRRISLGIKQCKANPWEEFSRSQQKGDKLTGAIKSITDFGVFIGLPGGIDGLVHLSDLSWNEPGEEAVKKYKKGDEVEATVLAIDIEKERISLGIKQLSGDPFNNYTSVSDKGSLVTGTVKAVDAKGATIHLTDEVEAYLRASEISTDRVEDARNVLKEGDTVTAMIINIDRKSRAINLSIKAKDSSDQQDAMSKLQGDAQSGTTNLGALLKAKLDNQG from the coding sequence ATGTCTGAATCATTTGCAGAACTATTTGAAGAATCATTAACCCGATCGAATATGAAGACCGGCCAAGTTATTTCGGCTGAAGTACTTCGCATCGACCATAACTTCGTCGTTGTTAACGCTGGATTGAAATCCGAAGCGTTTATTCCCGTTGAAGAATTCCATAACGACGCTGGCGAGATTGAAGTAGCTCCTGGCGATTTCGTTTCTGTTGCTATTGACGCTCTTGAGAACGGCTATGGCGACACAATCCTTTCCCGTGACAAAGCTAAGCGCTTGGCATCATGGATGAACTTGGAAAAAGCTCTCGAGCAAGCTGAGATCGTTACCGGCACTGTTACTGGTAAGGTTAAAGGCGGCTTGACAGTCATGGTTAACGGTATCCGCGCATTCTTGCCAGGATCACTCGTTGATACACGCCCAATCAAAGACACCAGCCCTTACGAAGGTAAGACGATGGAGTTCAAGGTTATCAAGCTTGACCGTAAGCGTAACAACGTAGTGTTGTCACGTCGTGCAGTTGTTGAAGCTAGCCAAGGTGAAGAGCGCGCGAAGTTGATGTCTAACCTCAAAGAAGGTAGCGTTGTTCAAGGTATCGTTAAGAACATCACTGACTACGGCGCATTCGTGGACCTCGGTGGTATCGATGGCCTCTTGCACATTACCGATTTAGCATGGCGTCGTGTGCGTCACCCAAGCGAGATGTTGACTGTTGGTCAAGAAGTTACCGCTAAGATTTTGAAGTTTGATCAAGAGAAGAACCGTGTTTCACTCGGCGTGAAACAACTTGGTGATGATCCATGGGTTGGTGTCGCTCGTCGTTACCCACCAAACACCCGTTTATTCGGTAAGGTAACTAACCTGACTGACTACGGCGCATTCGTTGAAATCGAATCTGGTATCGAAGGTTTGGTACACGTTTCTGAAATGGACTGGACTAACAAGAACGTTGCTCCAAGCAAAGCTACTGCATTAGGAACCGAAGTTGAAGTTATGGTTCTGGATATTGATGAAGACAAGCGTCGTATTAGCTTGGGCATCAAGCAGTGCAAAGCAAATCCATGGGAAGAGTTCTCACGTAGCCAACAAAAAGGCGACAAGTTGACTGGCGCAATCAAGTCTATTACTGACTTTGGCGTGTTCATTGGTTTGCCTGGCGGTATCGACGGTTTAGTTCACCTCTCAGACCTTTCATGGAATGAGCCAGGAGAAGAAGCTGTTAAGAAATACAAAAAAGGCGATGAAGTTGAAGCTACTGTATTGGCCATTGATATTGAGAAAGAGCGTATCTCTCTCGGTATCAAGCAATTGTCTGGTGACCCATTCAATAACTACACATCTGTCAGCGACAAGGGTAGCCTTGTAACTGGTACTGTGAAGGCTGTTGATGCTAAGGGTGCAACTATTCACTTGACTGATGAAGTTGAAGCTTACTTACGTGCTTCTGAGATCTCAACAGATCGCGTTGAAGATGCACGCAATGTATTGAAAGAAGGCGACACTGTGACTGCCATGATCATTAATATTGATCGTAAGTCACGCGCAATCAATCTTTCAATCAAAGCTAAAGACAGCTCTGACCAACAAGACGCTATGAGCAAGCTCCAAGGTGATGCGCAGTCCGGCACTACCAATTTGGGTGCTTTGTTAAAAGCGAAGTTGGACAATCAAGGCTAA
- the cmk gene encoding (d)CMP kinase, with amino-acid sequence MSPPPVIAIDGPTASGKGTAASLVAEKLGFHYLDSGALYRLVALGSQKASIDTKNGSELGILAKKLVISFKNGQILLNSEDVTDVIRTEEIGLRASAIAVHPEVRQALVGVQHGFRTSPGLVADGRDMASVIFPDAVLKVFLTATAEARAERRYKQLIAKGISAKLNDLLQDLQERDVRDSSRGAAPLLVADGAKVLETSELSIDQAVKTVLDWYQSKIA; translated from the coding sequence ATGAGTCCTCCTCCAGTTATCGCGATTGATGGACCTACCGCCTCTGGTAAAGGGACGGCTGCCTCCTTGGTGGCAGAAAAGTTGGGTTTTCATTACCTAGACAGTGGGGCCTTGTATCGACTGGTTGCCCTGGGAAGTCAAAAAGCATCGATTGATACCAAAAATGGCTCAGAACTGGGTATTTTGGCTAAAAAGCTAGTGATTTCCTTCAAAAATGGCCAAATTCTGCTCAATTCTGAAGATGTCACTGATGTTATTCGTACTGAGGAGATTGGATTGCGTGCATCTGCAATTGCAGTGCATCCAGAGGTTAGACAGGCTTTGGTTGGGGTTCAGCATGGTTTTAGGACTTCTCCAGGTCTAGTGGCCGATGGTCGTGACATGGCAAGCGTCATATTTCCCGATGCGGTTTTGAAGGTTTTCCTGACGGCAACGGCTGAAGCTAGGGCCGAACGTCGGTATAAGCAATTGATAGCTAAGGGAATTTCTGCTAAACTTAACGACTTGCTGCAAGATTTACAAGAGCGCGATGTCAGAGACAGTAGTCGAGGTGCCGCACCTTTGTTAGTTGCAGACGGCGCTAAAGTGCTTGAAACATCAGAATTATCGATAGATCAAGCGGTTAAGACGGTTTTGGATTGGTATCAATCGAAAATAGCTTAG
- the aroA gene encoding 3-phosphoshikimate 1-carboxyvinyltransferase, protein MSDIKIGPFKRAHGSIVLPGSKSISNRALLLAALSSGTITLKNLLDADDTQVMRNALRQLGLSVTDQADKVCVVKGCGGKFPIQNADLFMGNAGTAIRPLTAALAMQGGNYRLSGVPRMHERPIRDLVDGLRQVGAKIDYQLQEGYPPIKIIAADIRITDVVKVRGDVSSQFLTALLMALPLVAKEPVKIEVIDELISRPYIDITLKLMARFGVKVSCPDAQSFVIPAKTSDAVYQSPGVFSVEGDASSASYFLALGAIGGGPVRVLGVGSESIQGDVAFADALALMGAKISSGEDWIEVAGVANANGKLNGITIDCTEIPDAAMTLAIAALFAEGPTRLNNIASWRVKETDRIAAMAKELKKVGAIVEESVDYIAVQAPQLLSDWKSPAEGIDTYDDHRMAMCFSLAAFGPNVLKINDPNCVAKTFPTYFAEFAKIVS, encoded by the coding sequence TTGTCTGATATTAAGATTGGGCCATTCAAACGAGCGCACGGCTCGATTGTGTTGCCAGGCTCTAAGAGTATTTCGAATCGCGCCTTGTTATTGGCTGCCTTATCTTCAGGCACAATAACTCTCAAAAATTTATTGGATGCTGACGACACTCAGGTGATGCGTAATGCGCTTCGTCAATTGGGTTTGTCGGTCACTGATCAAGCGGACAAAGTCTGTGTGGTCAAGGGTTGCGGCGGCAAGTTCCCCATACAAAACGCAGATCTTTTTATGGGTAATGCGGGAACGGCAATTCGCCCCCTCACAGCAGCGCTTGCAATGCAAGGTGGTAACTATCGTTTATCTGGCGTGCCCCGCATGCATGAACGTCCTATTCGTGACCTAGTGGATGGATTGCGTCAAGTGGGTGCGAAGATTGACTACCAATTGCAAGAAGGCTATCCGCCGATCAAAATTATTGCTGCTGATATTCGAATTACAGATGTTGTAAAGGTCCGCGGTGATGTCTCTAGCCAGTTCCTAACTGCTTTGTTGATGGCTTTGCCTTTGGTGGCAAAAGAGCCGGTCAAGATTGAAGTCATTGATGAATTGATTTCTCGCCCTTATATCGACATCACGCTCAAGCTCATGGCGCGCTTTGGCGTCAAAGTATCCTGTCCTGATGCGCAGTCATTTGTAATCCCTGCCAAAACTTCTGACGCGGTCTATCAAAGTCCTGGCGTCTTCTCTGTTGAGGGTGATGCATCTTCGGCCTCTTACTTTTTGGCGCTTGGCGCCATTGGTGGTGGACCGGTACGCGTCTTGGGTGTAGGTAGCGAGAGTATTCAAGGCGATGTTGCATTTGCTGATGCACTCGCCTTAATGGGCGCCAAGATTTCTTCTGGTGAAGATTGGATTGAAGTTGCTGGTGTTGCGAATGCCAATGGCAAACTGAATGGCATCACGATCGATTGCACAGAAATTCCGGATGCAGCCATGACTCTAGCAATTGCCGCATTGTTTGCTGAGGGCCCAACCCGCTTAAACAATATTGCCAGTTGGCGCGTGAAAGAAACTGATCGTATTGCAGCGATGGCAAAAGAATTGAAAAAAGTGGGTGCTATCGTTGAGGAGAGTGTGGACTACATCGCGGTGCAAGCCCCCCAGTTACTGTCTGACTGGAAGTCTCCTGCGGAGGGCATTGATACTTATGATGACCACCGCATGGCGATGTGTTTCTCATTGGCTGCTTTTGGCCCCAATGTGCTAAAGATTAATGATCCTAATTGCGTTGCTAAGACCTTCCCAACTTACTTTGCAGAATTTGCAAAGATCGTTTCTTAA